GGAGACACAGCTGGACGAGTTGCTGTCGCTCACCCGAGGCGGCTTACGGTGGGTTTTGACCAGCATTGAGCGGCGCATACGAATTTCTGTGGTAGGCGACCCGCCAGAGTTTACAGACGGCGCGAGTGACTAGTTCCTCGGGAGACTGTCTGATACAGGATTCTTCGACGGCGTCCAGATCTGAGCTCGCAGTCGGCGGCGAATGATAGTGTTCGAGCCTACTGACGTGAATGTAGTCTCCCGCATGTGGATGCTTTCCCCACCAGAAATTCACGCCGTCCGTGTCCGTGTAGTGAAATTTGTAGTCAGCTCGTGTCGTCCACTGGATGTCAATCCGAGCCTCGTCTGCCACACACAACCCGTCGTCGAGCACAACTTCGAGGACAGATGGATGAAGATAGTCGTCAAGTTCGGCTGTCGCAAGCGGCTCCATTTCCTCGACAACGTCGCGAATCGTCAGAAGTGCCGGACGGTCCGTCGCTCCGCGAAGCGTATGGTGTTCGTTTTGATCTGCGGAGTCCTCCATCGCTCAGGCCGGGACGCTATCATTTGTTGAACGATCGCCGTCGACAAACTGCTCGGCGTTGCCAATCGAGAGGGCCGCGTTCGCGAACGCAAGGTTCCGACGGAGCGTCTTCCACTCACGAATCCGCTCGGGGTCGATCTCTTCTTGTGGAGATCCGGACTCGGCGAGAGCCTGATTCGTTTGGTTGATGGCCAACTCTTCAGGGGAATCGACACCGAATTCAGCCTGATACTCGGTGAGCTGCTCGCGCATTTCTTGGATACGTGTGGCCAGTTCGTCGGTCGAGACGTGTGCAAGGATGTCGGCAGCCTGTTCGACGACGAGCGATTCGGGTGAGCGCCGATAGAGCGTGCTACCGTGTTCGCCGGGTGTCGTCTCGACGAATCCCTCGTCTGCAAGTGTGTTCAGATGCTTTCGAGCGGTCTTCGGAGCGGTCCGTGCATCGTCAGCGACCGCCTCAGCTGAGAGAGGACGATATGTATGTCCAATGACGTGTCGAATACGTTCGTAGGGCGTCGTTTCCGTTTCCCATTTTTCCCCAACCGCCTCGTTGATATCTGTAAACTCCGCTGGCGGGCGTTGGTTGTTCATGTTCAGACAGATACGTTGAAGGAATATAGTACTTTGGACCGATCACAAATTACTCTAACACTGCTCTGTTGAATCCGCAGAAGGCGGTGGGATCGGGTCACTCT
This genomic window from Halorubrum sp. PV6 contains:
- a CDS encoding Rrf2 family transcriptional regulator; the protein is MNNQRPPAEFTDINEAVGEKWETETTPYERIRHVIGHTYRPLSAEAVADDARTAPKTARKHLNTLADEGFVETTPGEHGSTLYRRSPESLVVEQAADILAHVSTDELATRIQEMREQLTEYQAEFGVDSPEELAINQTNQALAESGSPQEEIDPERIREWKTLRRNLAFANAALSIGNAEQFVDGDRSTNDSVPA